From a single Lewinella sp. LCG006 genomic region:
- a CDS encoding TRAP transporter small permease subunit, with the protein MERLASWIDQINERVGKGVSWLTFGLVLLVFVNVFLRYAFNLPLAWSKELEWHLFALIFLFGAGYSLRHDRHVRVDLFYEKAGKADQRRINFWGTLLFLIPWCLVLIYAGWRAAMDAWRMGERSPETAGLPNLWLIQFALPVGMSLLLLQGIAKLIRSRAEASEQAQ; encoded by the coding sequence ATGGAGCGCTTGGCTTCCTGGATTGATCAAATAAACGAAAGGGTAGGGAAGGGCGTTTCCTGGTTGACTTTCGGCTTGGTACTGCTCGTTTTTGTCAATGTTTTTTTGCGTTACGCTTTTAATTTACCCCTGGCGTGGTCCAAGGAATTGGAGTGGCACCTGTTTGCCTTGATCTTCTTGTTTGGAGCTGGATACAGTCTTCGGCATGATCGGCATGTACGCGTTGACCTTTTTTATGAAAAAGCTGGGAAAGCAGACCAGCGACGGATAAACTTTTGGGGGACTTTACTCTTCCTGATCCCCTGGTGCCTGGTGCTTATCTATGCAGGTTGGCGAGCAGCTATGGATGCCTGGCGAATGGGAGAACGCTCACCGGAGACCGCTGGCTTGCCAAATTTGTGGTTGATCCAGTTTGCCCTACCCGTAGGAATGAGCTTGTTATTATTGCAAGGAATAGCCAAATTGATTCGTTCACGCGCCGAAGCATCGGAACAAGCTCAATAA